One genomic region from Salvia hispanica cultivar TCC Black 2014 chromosome 2, UniMelb_Shisp_WGS_1.0, whole genome shotgun sequence encodes:
- the LOC125208252 gene encoding uncharacterized protein LOC125208252 — protein MVDHWNHEHPLTLVEAPAGGYCFGCLMLFRRGEKCYTCSQECGYERLLHEDCAEAPRKIRHAMHPQHILTQHIRTGPLLKCCSICQSYVLGIFFRCTSAECAYVIHIRCAQGSDMMYPAEGDKRTIHHPSHPEHQLLFLRRSCSFMCDACGTTGAKGSSYTCTNDVCEYWIHERCASLPHTIEREEHHHSLSLSFHVPPQYLRYDYHCDVCLKRLHSKKWIYHCELCSYVVHLNCAFKKLLPTTREKGIMEFPINDVAVGEDLIGDFLRRQGVDTHTNSLILDHQDDDVDYEFHHHKLRLVSSSSSLFQEEEENGDDEEDYSCRKSELICNGCITPILLKQTSSSSCSSSSSSFLGSKDNCYYYMRCSISSCKYYLHLACFQLPTQISSLPLLHQHENENENENDHSLVLQSSDKLKPWEWSFCRVCRKVTNGLYYTCAKCEDFKVDIKCVSMPDTIYHAAHPPHPLILLSPRGVNLCDGCNGFIWYYQYGYACGSCDFMVHFKCAILPASTTSRRWDKNHPLPLTHDATVNRPGDFYCNECEEKMNPKRWMYHCRNCDISFHPDCFSTTTGYYRNIKFGQKYVIAGAHCHTLTFQLLTTKRRCDVCREDRHREHGFYCASCIFFICFEACAEKMIKDGNIKAVY, from the exons atggtTGATCATTGGAACCATGAGCATCCACTTACTTTGGTGGAAGCTCCTGCAGGAGGATACTGTTTTGGGTGTCTAATGCTTTTCAGAAGAGGAGAGAAATGTTATACATGTAGCCAGGAATGTGGGTATGAAAGGCTACTACATGAAGACTGTGCAGAGGCGCCGAGGAAGATCAGGCACGCAATGCACCCTCAACACATACTCACTCAACATATCAGAACTGGACCCTTGTTAAAGTGCTGTTCAATCTGCCAATCGTATGTCTTGGGAATTTTCTTCAGATGTACGAGCGCAGAATGTGCGTATGTGATACATATCAGATGCGCGCAGGGCAGCGACATGATGTATCCAGCTGAAGGTGACAAGCGGACCATACACCATCCGAGTCACCCTGAGCATCAACTCTTGTTCCTGAGGAGAAGTTGTTCATTCATGTGCGATGCTTGCGGCACCACAGGCGCCAAGGGGAGTTCCTACACATGCACCAATGATGTTTGTGAGTATTGGATCCACGAGAGATGTGCTTCCTTGCCTCACACCATTGAAAGGGAAGAACACCAtcactccctctctctctcttttcatGTCCCTCCTCAATATCTCAGATATGACTACCATTGTGATGTGTGCTTAAAAAGATTACACTCCAAAAAATGGATATATCATTGTGAGCTTTGCAGCTACGTTGTCCATCTCAATTGCGCCTTCAAGAAATTGCTCCCCACCACAAG agagaaagggATTATGGAGTTTCCAATAAATGATGTGGCTGTGGGTGAGGACCTAATTGGAGATTTTCTAAGGAGACAAGGAGTTGATACACATACAAATTCACTCATCCTTGACCATCAAGATGATGATGTTGATTATGAGTTCCATCATCACAAACTCAGATTAGTCTCATCGTCATCATCATTatttcaagaagaagaagaaaatggtgaTGATGAGGAAGATTACTCTTGTAGAAAATCGGAGTTAATATGCAATGGATGCATTACTCCGATACTTCTGAAAcaaacatcatcatcatcttgttcttcatcatcttcttcttttttaggTAGTAAAGATAACTGCTACTACTACATGAGATGTAGCATCAGCTCATGCAAATACTATCTTCACTTGGCGTGCTTCCAATTGCCAACTCAGATCTCTTCTCTTCCTCTCCTCCATCAACATGAGAACGAGAATGAGAATGAGAATGATCACAGCCTTGTACTTCAATCCAGTGACAAACTTAAACCATGGGAGTGGTCATTTTGCAGAGTCTGTAGGAAAGTTACTAATGGTCTGTATTATACCTGTGCAAAATGTGAAGACTTCAAAGTAGATATAAAGTGTGTTTCAATGCCGGACACCATATATCACGCAGCTCACCCTCCACACCCCCTCATTCTTCTCTCCCCACGAGGTGTCAATTTATGTGATGGCTGTAATGGCTTCATTTGGTATTATCAATATGGTTATGCATGCGGCAGCTGTGATTTCATGGTGCACTTTAAATGTGCGATTTTGCCAGCATCAACCACCAGCCGTAGATGGGACAAGAACCACCCGCTGCCTTTGACGCACGACGCCACTGTAAACCGTCCCGGTGATTTCTACTGCAATGAATGCGAGGAAAAAATGAATCCCAAACGTTGGATGTATCACTGCCGCAACTGCGATATATCCTTCCATCCAGATTGCTTTTCAACTACAACCGGCTACTATAGGAACATCAAGTTTGGTCAAAAATATGTGATCGCCGGAGCTCACTGCCACACTCTCACCTTTCAACTTCTCACTACAAAACGTCGCTGCGACGTTTGTCGTGAGGATAGGCATAGAGAGCATGGATTTTACTGTGCATCATGCATCTTCTTCATTTGTTTCGAAGCTTGCGCTGAAAAAATGATCAAAGATGGCAACATTAAGGCCGTCTACTGA
- the LOC125207009 gene encoding uncharacterized protein LOC125207009 produces the protein MEFPISDVAVGEDLIGAFLRRQGVDAPSLILDHQDDVVYKFHHHKLILVSSSSSSFQEEDLEEENSDDDDEEDYSCRKSELICDGCITPIFLKQTSSSSSSSSLSSSKDNYYYMRCSISSCKYYLHLACFLLPTQLSSLPLLHEHENDHSSLVLRSGDKLKPWECSICSVCSKPTNGLFYGCTKCNYFRVDIKCASMPDTIYHAAHPNHLLNLRSAQDTIKRRGVIYCDACGGTLYNVNSYECGICDFLVHVGCAGLPASTTSSRWDKHHPLLLTHDATLNHPGEFYCDQCEREMNPKSWMYHCRSCNISIHPSCFPITSGWYRNRKLGQEYHVNAETHPHPLTFQSLTTKCRCDVCREYSHEYLGFYCALCIFFICFYCGEKMIKDGNVKAVY, from the coding sequence ATGGAGTTTCCAATAAGTGATGTGGCTGTGGGAGAGGACCTAATTGGAGCGTTTCTAAGGAGACAAGGAGTTGATGCACCTTCACTCATCCTTGATCATCAAGATGATGTTGTTTATAAGTTCCACCATCACAAACTCATATTAGTCtcatcgtcatcatcatcatttcaagaagaagatttagaagaagaaaatagtgatgatgatgatgaggaagaCTACTCTTGTAGAAAATCGGAGTTAATATGTGATGGGTGCATTACTCCTATATTTCTGAAACaaacatcatcttcttcttcttcttcttctttaagTAGTAGTAAAGATAACTACTACTACATGAGATGTAGCATCAGCTCATGCAAATACTATCTTCACTTGGCGTGCTTCCTCTTGCCAACTCAGCTCTCCTCTCTTCCTCTCCTCCATGAACATGAAAATGATCACAGCAGCCTTGTCCTTCGATCCGGTGACAAACTTAAACCATGGGAGTGCTCAATTTGCAGCGTCTGCTCCAAACCTACTAATGGTCTGTTTTATGGGTGTACAAAATGTAATTACTTCAGAGTAGATATAAAGTGCGCTTCAATGCCGGACACCATATATCACGCAGCTCACCCGAATCATCTCCTCAACCTTCGTTCTGCACAAGATACAATTAAGAGACGTGGTGTCATCTATTGTGATGCCTGTGGAGGCACTCTATATAACGTTAACAGCTACGAATGTGGCATCTGTGATTTCCTCGTGCACGTTGGATGCGCGGGGCTGCCTGCGTCAACCACCAGCAGTAGATGGGACAAGCACCACCCGCTGCTTCTCACGCATGACGCCACTCTAAACCATCCCGGTGAATTCTACTGCGATCAATGCGAACGAGAAATGAATCCCAAGAGTTGGATGTATCACTGCCGCAGCTGCAATATATCCATCCATCCGAGCTGCTTTCCAATTACATCCGGCTGGTATAGAAACAGGAAGTTGGGGCAAGAATATCATGTGAATGCTGAAACCCATCCACACCCTCTCACCTTTCAAAGTCTCACTACAAAATGCCGCTGCGACGTTTGTCGTGAATATAGTCATGAATATCTTGGATTTTACTGTGCATTATGCATCTTCTTCATTTGTTTCTACTGTGGTGAAAAAATGATCAAAGATGGCAACGTTAAGGCCGTCTACTGA